A portion of the Pseudarthrobacter sp. L1SW genome contains these proteins:
- a CDS encoding DUF6421 family protein has translation MTETLTTAVTGISAENHDWLRLKAAATALQAFQSQDGSIPDAAHHAEAAARVNEIIDALRALTPAFPHDAAYLDAACTDFSRWAQGGFATPDFLSSLLAFQPQEQRRDGLQHLVVFPMYTQNGSSNRLVEAVLVEVIWPEFIAGLEAGDYSNKLFVPIRFVDFTAGYDTNSAVLFPETVAVSKTPTFTWGAIFADREAARFRRVLKAAAEITALELPEGAADMLADQDLTEATFVMWDLIHDRTHMRGDLPFDPFMIKQRMPFFLYSLEELRCDLTAFRESVRIENDDDADPEARRHAKLVQYAIIFDRIFRFAITGSRVRNYDGLGGQLLFAWLHQQRVLHWTDTRLTIDWDEVSTAVIALGASIDDLYWRSIDRPKTAHWLAAYQLISATVTPHPASVWARGPEALPLAGPPRGLTDQVLDDEFPLSMFYEALEKKMRPVIESTAGITGASAL, from the coding sequence ATGACCGAAACCCTGACCACCGCCGTCACCGGGATTTCAGCCGAGAACCACGACTGGCTCCGGCTCAAGGCAGCCGCCACCGCCCTCCAGGCCTTCCAGTCCCAGGACGGCTCCATTCCGGACGCTGCACACCACGCGGAGGCCGCTGCCCGCGTCAACGAGATCATCGATGCGCTCCGCGCCCTCACCCCCGCCTTCCCGCATGATGCTGCCTACCTGGACGCTGCGTGCACCGACTTCTCCCGGTGGGCCCAGGGCGGCTTCGCCACCCCCGACTTCCTGTCCTCCCTGCTGGCCTTCCAGCCGCAGGAACAGCGCCGCGACGGCCTCCAGCACCTGGTCGTCTTCCCCATGTACACCCAGAACGGCAGCAGCAACCGCCTGGTGGAGGCCGTTCTGGTGGAGGTGATCTGGCCGGAATTCATCGCAGGGCTGGAAGCCGGCGACTACTCGAACAAGCTGTTCGTACCCATCCGGTTCGTGGACTTCACCGCCGGCTACGACACCAACTCGGCAGTGCTGTTCCCGGAGACCGTCGCGGTCAGCAAGACGCCCACCTTCACCTGGGGTGCGATTTTCGCGGACAGGGAGGCAGCCAGGTTCCGCCGCGTCCTCAAGGCCGCCGCCGAGATCACCGCCCTGGAACTGCCTGAGGGCGCCGCGGACATGCTGGCGGACCAGGACCTGACCGAGGCGACGTTCGTTATGTGGGACCTGATCCATGACAGGACCCACATGCGCGGCGACCTGCCGTTTGATCCGTTCATGATCAAGCAACGGATGCCGTTTTTCCTGTACTCCCTGGAAGAACTGCGCTGCGACCTCACGGCCTTCCGCGAGTCCGTGCGGATCGAAAATGATGACGACGCCGATCCAGAGGCCCGCCGCCACGCGAAGCTGGTGCAGTACGCCATCATTTTTGACCGCATCTTCCGCTTTGCGATCACCGGTAGCCGGGTCCGGAACTACGACGGCCTGGGTGGCCAGCTCCTCTTCGCGTGGCTGCACCAGCAGCGCGTCCTCCACTGGACCGACACCCGGCTCACCATCGACTGGGATGAGGTGTCCACCGCCGTGATCGCCCTCGGCGCCAGCATCGACGACCTGTACTGGCGCTCCATCGACCGGCCCAAAACGGCCCATTGGCTGGCCGCGTACCAGCTGATCTCCGCCACCGTCACGCCCCACCCGGCGTCGGTCTGGGCCAGGGGCCCGGAGGCGCTGCCGCTGGCAGGTCCGCCGCGCGGCCTCACCGACCAGGTCCTCGATGACGAATTCCCGCTGTCCATGTTCTACGAAGCACTGGAAAAGAAGATGCGTCCTGTCATTGAATCCACGGCCGGCATTACCGGAGCGTCTGCGCTGTGA
- the def gene encoding peptide deformylase, which produces MAILNIRIIGDPVLRTVADPVTEFGPELAKLVADMTETMEDVDGAGLAAPQVGVSQRVFTYRIDGVEGHIINPVLENSEDYQPDHVEGCLSIPGLSFPVRRFRATRVTGVDLHGNPVTVEGEGLLARCFQHENDHLDGILYTDRLKGEDRKTALRSIRNANYDAITERTTTKRARTVGSSFGGPAQGSPRGSSFGAGAAGGAG; this is translated from the coding sequence ATGGCTATCCTGAATATCCGCATCATTGGCGATCCTGTGCTGCGCACAGTCGCCGATCCCGTGACGGAATTCGGGCCCGAGCTGGCCAAGCTGGTCGCGGACATGACCGAAACCATGGAGGACGTGGACGGTGCAGGCCTGGCCGCGCCGCAGGTAGGCGTAAGCCAGCGCGTTTTCACCTACCGGATCGACGGCGTCGAGGGCCACATCATCAATCCTGTGCTGGAAAACAGCGAGGACTACCAGCCCGACCATGTGGAAGGCTGCCTGTCCATCCCGGGCCTCAGCTTTCCCGTACGGCGTTTCCGCGCCACGCGCGTCACCGGCGTCGACCTGCACGGCAACCCTGTCACCGTCGAGGGTGAGGGGCTGCTGGCCCGCTGCTTCCAGCACGAGAACGACCACCTGGACGGCATCCTCTACACGGACCGCCTTAAGGGTGAGGACCGGAAAACCGCGCTGCGGTCCATCCGCAACGCCAACTATGACGCCATCACCGAACGGACGACGACGAAGCGCGCCAGGACCGTCGGGTCCAGTTTCGGCGGCCCCGCCCAGGGCTCCCCGCGGGGCTCAAGCTTCGGCGCCGGGGCAGCCGGCGGCGCCGGGTGA
- a CDS encoding SDR family NAD(P)-dependent oxidoreductase: protein MTAGAGPAKPPLNVLVAGGSGASGVAVARALREAGHRVSTVGTDLERIQSAAQQAGDGVAPFVCDLARMEEVRQLRTEVTAAAGPMDAVIHLVGGWRGAKGIPDQTDEDWEFLERAAITTLRNVARVFYDDVAASPSGRFAMVSSTTAAKPTAATASYAAAKAAAEAWTLAIADGFSRDAGKNGGGAAAAVVLVVKALVDDKMRLSHPERSFAGATDVEDLARAVVGLFDAPAAGLNGRRLQLAARPTPDRTFLRLKA from the coding sequence GTGACAGCTGGAGCTGGGCCGGCAAAACCGCCGCTGAACGTCCTGGTTGCGGGTGGCAGCGGAGCATCCGGCGTGGCCGTGGCGCGGGCGCTCCGGGAGGCCGGGCACCGCGTCTCCACCGTGGGCACGGACCTGGAACGGATCCAGTCTGCGGCACAACAGGCGGGCGACGGCGTTGCCCCTTTCGTGTGCGACCTTGCACGGATGGAGGAGGTACGGCAGCTGCGGACCGAGGTCACCGCGGCTGCCGGGCCCATGGATGCCGTGATCCATCTGGTGGGCGGCTGGCGCGGCGCAAAAGGCATTCCGGACCAGACTGACGAGGACTGGGAGTTCCTCGAGCGCGCAGCCATCACCACGCTCCGCAACGTCGCACGCGTTTTTTACGACGACGTTGCCGCCTCGCCGAGCGGCCGCTTCGCCATGGTGTCCTCCACCACCGCCGCCAAGCCCACCGCGGCAACAGCCAGTTACGCCGCTGCGAAGGCAGCGGCCGAGGCCTGGACCCTGGCCATCGCGGACGGCTTCAGCCGCGACGCCGGGAAGAACGGCGGCGGCGCCGCGGCCGCCGTCGTCCTGGTGGTCAAAGCGCTGGTGGATGACAAGATGCGATTGAGCCACCCCGAACGGTCTTTCGCCGGCGCAACTGACGTCGAGGACCTGGCGCGCGCCGTCGTCGGGCTCTTTGATGCACCAGCCGCCGGGCTGAACGGCCGCCGGCTGCAGCTGGCGGCCCGACCCACACCGGACCGGACTTTCCTTAGACTGAAAGCGTGA
- the fmt gene encoding methionyl-tRNA formyltransferase: protein MRVLFAGTPAVAVPSLNALVEAGVEVVAVLTRPDAPVGRKRILTPSPVAARAAELGIEVIHAARIGADTIARISALGLDAAAIVAYGGLVPPAALAIPKHGWINLHFSLLPAWRGAAPVQRAIMAGDDVTGAVTFQLEEGLDTGPVFGTLTESVGPEDTAGELLERLSHSGAVLLAQTLSAIEAGKAVPQPQSGEVSHAPKLTLEDGHLKWNHPALALGRQAKGVTPEPGAWTWLDGQRVKLEPVRLRPDVTGLAPGAVSVQGKSVLVGTGSHAVELTRIQPAGKKMMAAADWARGMASLESVVFE, encoded by the coding sequence GTGAGGGTCCTGTTTGCGGGAACCCCCGCCGTCGCCGTCCCGTCCCTTAACGCGCTGGTGGAAGCCGGCGTCGAGGTGGTTGCCGTCCTTACCCGGCCGGACGCGCCCGTCGGCCGGAAGCGGATACTGACGCCCTCGCCGGTGGCTGCGCGCGCGGCTGAGCTGGGGATCGAGGTCATCCACGCCGCGCGGATAGGCGCCGACACTATCGCCAGGATTTCCGCCCTCGGCCTGGATGCCGCCGCCATTGTGGCGTACGGCGGGCTCGTTCCGCCCGCTGCCCTGGCCATTCCCAAGCATGGCTGGATCAACCTGCATTTTTCCCTGCTGCCAGCCTGGCGTGGTGCAGCCCCGGTGCAGCGGGCCATCATGGCCGGTGACGACGTCACCGGGGCAGTGACCTTCCAGCTGGAGGAAGGGCTGGACACGGGGCCGGTCTTCGGAACCCTGACGGAATCAGTGGGGCCGGAAGACACTGCCGGCGAGCTCCTTGAACGGCTGTCCCACAGCGGCGCCGTGCTCCTGGCCCAGACACTGTCCGCCATCGAGGCAGGGAAGGCCGTCCCGCAGCCCCAGTCGGGCGAGGTTTCCCACGCGCCCAAACTGACCCTCGAGGATGGCCACCTCAAGTGGAACCACCCCGCCCTGGCCCTTGGCCGGCAGGCCAAGGGGGTAACCCCCGAACCCGGTGCGTGGACTTGGCTGGACGGACAGCGCGTGAAGCTGGAGCCGGTGCGGCTGCGGCCGGACGTCACCGGGCTGGCGCCGGGGGCCGTTTCCGTGCAAGGCAAGAGCGTGCTGGTAGGCACCGGTTCGCACGCCGTGGAACTGACCCGCATCCAGCCTGCGGGCAAAAAGATGATGGCCGCTGCTGACTGGGCACGCGGCATGGCTTCCCTTGAAAGCGTGGTGTTCGAATGA
- a CDS encoding cytochrome — translation MTAPLLAHATEYGRMYARSTSEQFSVPSITTVISQQPHGLDGWFGYMGASSLANDPLLADCLGSPAKIRQAVSRAAKAAENYRDDAAKRGDRVHNYCEQVALRALGRPHAMKEAREALAANGEEAFAVRFDEWWELFRVEPIAPEITVWNNAVGYAGTLDLVARINGRVCLIDYKTKGTTRDGLVKPLDDKVVMQLVAGMKAEESLVDPEAGTWEPWKYGENPVLLAVAIGETEVRPVRANPDVLKHHWWKFCALRRVWELSADTISAGTALLPIAPPPLAQVQTA, via the coding sequence ATGACAGCTCCCCTTCTCGCCCATGCCACCGAATACGGCCGGATGTACGCCCGCTCCACGTCGGAGCAGTTCTCGGTTCCGTCCATCACCACGGTCATCAGCCAGCAGCCGCACGGACTGGATGGCTGGTTCGGGTACATGGGGGCCAGCAGCCTGGCCAATGATCCGCTGCTGGCGGACTGCCTGGGCAGCCCCGCGAAAATCCGCCAGGCCGTCAGCCGGGCGGCCAAGGCTGCCGAGAACTACCGCGATGACGCCGCAAAGCGCGGGGACCGGGTGCACAACTACTGTGAGCAGGTGGCGCTGCGTGCGTTGGGGCGCCCGCACGCCATGAAGGAAGCCCGCGAGGCCCTGGCCGCCAACGGGGAGGAAGCATTTGCCGTCCGCTTTGACGAATGGTGGGAACTGTTCCGGGTGGAACCCATCGCCCCGGAAATCACTGTCTGGAACAACGCCGTGGGCTATGCCGGCACCCTGGACCTGGTGGCCCGCATCAACGGCCGCGTCTGCCTGATCGATTACAAGACCAAGGGCACCACGCGGGACGGCCTGGTCAAGCCGCTCGACGACAAAGTGGTGATGCAGCTGGTGGCGGGCATGAAGGCCGAAGAAAGCCTTGTGGACCCGGAGGCAGGGACGTGGGAGCCCTGGAAGTACGGAGAAAACCCTGTCCTCCTGGCGGTGGCCATCGGCGAGACGGAGGTCCGTCCCGTCCGCGCCAACCCGGACGTCCTGAAGCACCACTGGTGGAAGTTCTGCGCCCTGCGGCGCGTGTGGGAGCTCTCCGCGGACACCATCAGCGCCGGTACGGCGCTGCTTCCCATCGCCCCGCCGCCGCTGGCGCAGGTGCAAACGGCCTAG
- a CDS encoding antitoxin → MGLIDDLKGKAQGLIRGNEQAIKNGISKAGDFVDTKTGGKYSGHVDKIQDGASKLIDKNGTPGQAPAAEQVPPVTPVTPVPPADRTP, encoded by the coding sequence GTGGGACTAATTGACGACCTAAAGGGCAAGGCTCAGGGTCTCATCCGCGGCAACGAGCAGGCCATCAAGAACGGCATCAGCAAGGCCGGTGATTTCGTCGACACCAAGACCGGAGGCAAGTACTCGGGCCACGTCGACAAGATCCAGGATGGCGCTTCCAAGCTCATTGACAAGAACGGAACCCCGGGCCAGGCACCTGCCGCCGAGCAGGTTCCGCCGGTCACTCCCGTCACCCCGGTTCCGCCGGCTGACAGGACTCCGTAA
- a CDS encoding sulfurtransferase, whose protein sequence is MPYPVEENEKFAAYAHPERLVSTEWLAAALENGAAANGELVVVESDEDVLLYETGHIPGAVKIDWHTDLNDEVTRDYVDGAAFAELAASKGISRDSTVVIYGDKSNWWAAYALWVFTLFGHQDVRLLDGGRDKWIAEGRELTTEKPAPARADYPVVERNDAPIRAFKEDVLAHLGKPLIDVRSPEEYTGQRTHMPAYPEEGALRGGHIPTAASIPWARAAAADGTYRSREELEALYLGEAGLSEGDDVVAYCRIGERSSHTWFALKYLLGFDSVRNYDGSWTEWGNAVRVPIAKGAERGSVPATVGA, encoded by the coding sequence ATGCCCTATCCCGTTGAAGAAAATGAGAAGTTTGCCGCGTACGCCCACCCGGAACGGCTGGTTTCCACGGAGTGGCTTGCTGCCGCCCTGGAAAACGGCGCTGCCGCCAACGGAGAGCTGGTGGTGGTGGAATCCGACGAGGACGTCCTCCTCTACGAAACCGGCCACATCCCCGGAGCCGTAAAGATCGACTGGCACACGGACCTGAACGACGAAGTCACCCGCGATTATGTTGACGGGGCCGCTTTCGCCGAACTGGCGGCGTCGAAGGGCATTTCCCGTGACAGCACCGTTGTCATCTACGGGGACAAGTCCAACTGGTGGGCCGCCTACGCGCTGTGGGTCTTCACCCTGTTCGGCCACCAGGACGTGCGGCTGCTCGACGGCGGCCGGGACAAGTGGATTGCCGAAGGACGGGAACTCACCACGGAGAAGCCTGCTCCGGCCAGGGCGGACTACCCGGTTGTCGAGCGGAACGATGCTCCCATCCGCGCCTTCAAGGAAGACGTCCTGGCGCACCTGGGCAAGCCCCTCATCGATGTCCGCTCCCCCGAGGAATACACCGGCCAGCGCACCCACATGCCGGCTTACCCCGAAGAAGGCGCCCTGCGCGGCGGCCACATTCCCACTGCCGCGTCCATCCCGTGGGCACGCGCCGCCGCCGCGGACGGCACCTACCGCAGCCGCGAGGAACTTGAGGCCCTCTACCTTGGCGAAGCGGGCCTGAGCGAAGGCGACGACGTCGTGGCCTACTGCCGCATTGGCGAACGTTCCAGCCACACCTGGTTCGCCCTCAAGTACCTCCTGGGCTTCGATTCCGTCCGCAACTACGACGGCTCCTGGACCGAATGGGGCAACGCCGTGCGGGTACCCATCGCCAAGGGCGCGGAACGCGGTTCCGTCCCCGCCACCGTCGGCGCCTGA
- the msrB gene encoding peptide-methionine (R)-S-oxide reductase MsrB: MSIFGNSIFGNKTTDAPATAGPAGADVPGTGMEKTDAQWREELTPEEYHVLRQAGTERPYTGEYWDTHTAGVYQCRACGAELFTSNEKFDSHCGWPSFWAPLAEGNVRYIHDRTLGMDRVEVRCATCDSHLGHVFEGEGYGTPTDQRYCINSISIRLVPAEDPQVNGPDQEA, from the coding sequence ATGAGCATCTTCGGAAACAGCATCTTCGGAAACAAAACTACGGATGCGCCGGCCACGGCGGGTCCGGCAGGGGCCGACGTCCCGGGCACCGGTATGGAAAAGACAGACGCGCAGTGGCGCGAGGAGCTCACGCCGGAGGAGTACCACGTGCTCCGCCAGGCGGGAACCGAGCGTCCGTACACTGGCGAGTACTGGGACACCCACACTGCCGGCGTGTACCAGTGCCGCGCCTGCGGAGCGGAACTGTTCACCAGCAACGAGAAGTTCGATTCCCACTGCGGCTGGCCGTCCTTCTGGGCCCCGCTGGCCGAAGGAAACGTCCGCTACATCCACGACCGGACGCTGGGAATGGACCGGGTGGAGGTCCGCTGCGCCACCTGCGATTCCCATCTGGGGCACGTCTTTGAAGGCGAGGGCTACGGAACCCCCACCGACCAGCGCTACTGCATCAACTCCATCTCCATCCGGCTGGTCCCCGCGGAGGATCCGCAGGTCAACGGTCCGGACCAGGAGGCCTGA
- a CDS encoding S9 family peptidase — protein MASLQRTRPAPVHRPETGGMSLRAKWAIGGAIGGGGLAGLLATGSSALAVYFARRVITPARQRTSDQEVLAVIRDGQGQRAIFAATDDTTVDGVYGFFFDGGKGHARIGRIVSYSPADRTVLREVEAVYAGDLSAARRGWWSGAVHPDPAAVGIPYEDVAIDVERGQAPAWLVRAGGTARTWAVMVHGRGATRQEALRAVGPALELGLTSLLVSYRNDGLAPSADDGRYGLGSTEWRDIEAAIEYALANGAEEIVLFGWSMGGAICLQTADLSRYRHLIRAMVLDAPVTDWVNVLAHHAQLNRIPSLVGRYGQLMLGHPLGRRLTGLSAPVDLKAMDWVSRAVELRTPTLILHSVDDEYVPYEPSALLAERNPEMVTFEPFHQARHTKEWNVDPDRWEGRVKAWLRQQLAPRLNPGALGSLSSGGE, from the coding sequence ATGGCATCTTTGCAGCGAACCCGCCCCGCCCCCGTCCATCGCCCCGAGACAGGCGGAATGTCGCTCCGGGCAAAGTGGGCAATCGGCGGAGCGATCGGCGGGGGCGGCCTGGCCGGGCTCCTGGCCACCGGCTCATCCGCGCTGGCGGTGTACTTCGCGCGCCGGGTCATTACGCCCGCCCGGCAGCGGACGTCGGACCAGGAGGTGCTTGCCGTCATCAGGGACGGCCAGGGGCAGCGGGCCATCTTCGCTGCCACCGACGACACCACGGTGGACGGTGTCTACGGGTTCTTTTTCGACGGCGGCAAGGGGCACGCACGGATCGGCCGCATCGTCTCCTACTCGCCCGCCGACCGGACCGTGCTGCGCGAGGTCGAAGCGGTGTACGCCGGTGACCTCTCCGCGGCGCGCCGCGGCTGGTGGAGCGGTGCCGTCCATCCGGACCCGGCCGCCGTCGGAATTCCCTACGAGGACGTCGCCATCGACGTGGAGCGCGGGCAGGCGCCCGCCTGGCTGGTCCGCGCCGGCGGCACTGCCCGCACCTGGGCGGTGATGGTGCACGGACGCGGTGCCACCAGGCAGGAGGCCCTCCGCGCCGTCGGGCCCGCGCTGGAACTGGGGCTCACCAGCCTCCTGGTTTCCTATCGCAATGACGGCCTGGCACCGTCAGCCGACGACGGCCGTTACGGACTGGGCTCCACGGAGTGGCGGGACATCGAAGCGGCCATCGAGTACGCCCTGGCTAACGGGGCGGAGGAAATCGTGCTGTTCGGCTGGTCAATGGGCGGCGCCATCTGCCTGCAGACCGCCGACCTGTCCCGCTACCGCCACCTGATCCGGGCCATGGTGCTCGATGCGCCGGTCACGGACTGGGTCAATGTACTGGCACACCATGCACAGCTGAACAGGATTCCCTCCTTGGTGGGGCGGTACGGCCAGCTTATGCTGGGGCACCCCCTGGGCAGGCGGCTGACCGGACTGTCCGCGCCCGTGGACCTGAAGGCGATGGACTGGGTGTCCCGGGCCGTTGAACTGCGGACTCCCACGCTGATCCTGCACAGCGTCGACGACGAATACGTGCCGTACGAACCCTCGGCGCTGCTTGCAGAGCGGAATCCGGAGATGGTGACCTTCGAGCCCTTCCACCAGGCCCGCCACACGAAGGAATGGAACGTCGACCCCGACCGCTGGGAAGGGCGGGTTAAAGCGTGGCTGCGGCAGCAGCTGGCTCCCCGGCTCAACCCGGGCGCCCTGGGCTCACTGTCTTCCGGAGGCGAGTGA
- a CDS encoding SufE family protein — MTTQALPSALAAIVDDFQALTEPERLQLLLEFSEGLPELPERLKDHPELLEQVVECQSPLFLTIETDREGGPDAAVRLFFKAPAEAPTTRGFAGVLHEGLDGLSAEEILSVPDDMPELLGLTRAITPLRMRGMTAMLGRIKRRVAAATEGP; from the coding sequence ATGACTACTCAAGCTTTGCCTTCCGCACTGGCGGCAATCGTGGATGACTTCCAGGCCCTGACTGAACCCGAGCGGCTCCAGTTGCTGCTGGAGTTCTCCGAGGGCCTCCCGGAACTGCCGGAACGGCTCAAGGACCACCCCGAACTGCTGGAACAGGTGGTGGAGTGCCAGTCGCCGCTCTTCCTGACCATCGAGACGGACAGGGAGGGCGGACCCGATGCTGCCGTGCGGCTGTTCTTCAAGGCTCCGGCGGAGGCTCCCACAACACGCGGGTTCGCCGGCGTGCTCCACGAAGGCCTGGACGGGCTGTCCGCCGAAGAGATCCTCTCCGTTCCGGACGACATGCCCGAGCTCCTGGGGCTCACCAGGGCCATCACGCCGCTGCGCATGCGCGGCATGACGGCGATGCTGGGCAGGATCAAGCGCAGGGTTGCTGCCGCCACCGAAGGACCGTAG
- the ybaK gene encoding Cys-tRNA(Pro) deacylase, translating to MARNKGAAQGTPATAALAAAGVPFVLHPYTHDPAAASYGLEAAEVLGIDPSRVFKTLMVEVEGRLAVGIVPVSGTLDLKAFAAALGAKKAAMADPAAAQRRTGYVLGGISPLGQRLPSPTVLDTSALALDSLLVSGGRRGLDIELAPADLVRLTNAVTAPISSLASGRQ from the coding sequence ATGGCACGCAACAAGGGCGCAGCACAGGGAACCCCGGCAACAGCGGCACTGGCCGCGGCCGGGGTTCCCTTTGTGCTCCACCCTTATACCCACGATCCCGCCGCCGCCAGCTACGGGCTTGAAGCGGCCGAGGTCCTCGGCATCGATCCGTCGAGGGTCTTCAAGACCCTGATGGTGGAGGTGGAGGGCCGGCTGGCCGTGGGAATCGTGCCGGTGAGCGGAACCCTTGACCTGAAGGCGTTCGCTGCGGCTCTGGGAGCCAAGAAGGCCGCAATGGCGGATCCCGCCGCCGCCCAACGGCGCACCGGCTACGTGCTCGGCGGCATTTCACCCCTCGGCCAGCGGCTGCCCTCCCCCACCGTGCTGGACACGAGCGCCCTTGCACTGGATAGCCTGCTGGTTTCCGGCGGCAGGCGCGGGCTGGACATCGAACTGGCCCCCGCCGACCTGGTCCGCCTCACGAACGCCGTCACGGCGCCGATCAGCTCACTCGCCTCCGGAAGACAGTGA
- the zapE gene encoding cell division protein ZapE — protein MVQIEQLAARTPAVSVDELLKGFYPSPRFGQVSFASYRPDPKQPSQSAAVRALEGFAHGVGSNGEGGLFKKLFAKKDDSRAGIYLDGGFGVGKTHLLASLWHAAPGPKAFGTFVEYTNLVGALSFRKTVEALSSYKLVCIDEFELDDPGDTVLMSRLMRELADAGVKLAATSNTLPGSLGDGRFAAVDFQREIQVLADQFDVIRIDGEDFRHRGLPAAPSPLKNSELSSHMKAEFDGKRVAQDEFSTLIAHLAGVHPSRYRQLIDGIDGVVWRNVHTITEQAVALRFVVLADRLYDKDVPILASGVPFDQLFTEEMMTGGYMKKYFRAVSRLTALAREGQNHEPS, from the coding sequence TTGGTACAGATCGAACAGCTTGCCGCCCGCACACCGGCAGTTTCGGTGGATGAGCTCCTCAAAGGCTTTTATCCTTCACCACGTTTCGGCCAGGTTTCCTTCGCCAGCTACCGCCCCGATCCTAAGCAGCCCAGCCAGTCCGCGGCAGTCCGGGCCCTGGAGGGCTTTGCCCACGGTGTCGGTTCCAACGGCGAAGGCGGACTGTTCAAGAAGCTGTTCGCCAAGAAGGACGATTCCCGCGCCGGCATCTATTTGGACGGCGGGTTCGGCGTGGGCAAGACCCACCTGCTGGCCTCCTTGTGGCACGCGGCGCCCGGCCCGAAGGCCTTCGGCACGTTCGTGGAGTACACCAACCTGGTGGGCGCCCTGTCCTTTCGAAAGACAGTGGAGGCGCTCAGCAGCTACAAACTCGTCTGCATCGATGAGTTCGAGCTCGACGATCCGGGCGATACCGTCCTGATGTCCCGGCTGATGCGCGAGTTGGCCGACGCCGGGGTAAAGCTGGCAGCCACCTCCAACACGTTGCCCGGCTCGCTGGGCGATGGCCGGTTCGCTGCCGTTGACTTCCAGCGTGAGATCCAGGTGCTTGCGGACCAGTTCGACGTCATCCGGATTGACGGGGAAGACTTCCGCCACCGCGGGCTTCCGGCGGCGCCGTCCCCGCTGAAGAACAGCGAGCTGTCCTCCCACATGAAGGCGGAGTTCGACGGGAAGAGAGTTGCACAGGACGAGTTCAGCACCTTGATTGCGCACCTGGCAGGGGTGCACCCCAGCCGTTACCGCCAGCTGATCGACGGCATTGACGGCGTGGTGTGGCGCAACGTGCACACCATTACGGAGCAGGCCGTGGCGCTCAGGTTCGTGGTTCTCGCCGACAGGCTCTACGACAAGGACGTTCCTATCCTTGCCAGCGGCGTGCCGTTCGACCAGCTCTTCACCGAGGAGATGATGACCGGCGGCTACATGAAGAAGTACTTCCGGGCTGTCTCCCGCCTCACTGCACTGGCCCGCGAAGGCCAGAACCACGAGCCGTCCTGA